A single Bacteroidota bacterium DNA region contains:
- a CDS encoding DUF4907 domain-containing protein, translated as MRYFLIAFFFVFVACTGTVTTENSRNELFENHEKRDTSQMPKPPPLTNVSFKIFSNTDYPKSGVSEGYGYAVYVGESMRIFQPNIPVVSGNSGFRSQADAEAVAKIVKYKVENHQMPPSITLNELDSIGISH; from the coding sequence ATGAGATATTTTCTGATTGCATTCTTCTTTGTTTTTGTAGCGTGTACTGGTACCGTTACAACTGAAAATTCCAGGAATGAGTTATTCGAGAATCATGAAAAAAGGGATACTTCGCAAATGCCTAAACCTCCACCTCTTACCAACGTGTCTTTTAAGATTTTTTCAAATACAGATTACCCTAAAAGCGGAGTTAGTGAAGGATATGGCTATGCAGTTTACGTTGGTGAATCGATGCGCATTTTTCAACCAAATATTCCCGTAGTGTCTGGCAACAGTGGCTTCCGAAGCCAGGCCGATGCTGAAGCTGTAGCCAAAATTGTAAAGTACAAGGTTGAGAATCATCAAATGCCTCCTTCGATAACCTTGAATGAGTTAGACAGTATTGGCATTAGCCATTAA
- a CDS encoding dipeptide epimerase, giving the protein MFKHPFAIAHGIRDGTDSVFVKLVMNDVAGFGEATLPPYVKESQQSVIDFISKISFEDFTDENGLNKHVNFVTPNEGNYAAKAALDIALHDLYGKVNSFSCLSYLEKYKRPTPAESIYTIGFCSHEELKLKLDEASAFTLIKLKLIGTDDESFVALFKRLSNKKFCVDANQAWKDVEVAKFKVDFLQQQGCVFIEQPMPEGMEIQMPALQAIAQIPLIADESFQGDNASMELLHYFDGVNIKLMKCGGLTRAKNIIQEVHELQKKIMIGCMSESSCGTSAAAHLMGAADWLDLDGPLLIKNDPFENIRFANGQISINKGLGLGIAERASANLQWQQIA; this is encoded by the coding sequence ATGTTTAAACATCCGTTTGCAATAGCACATGGCATACGCGATGGTACCGATTCGGTTTTTGTAAAATTAGTAATGAACGATGTTGCAGGATTTGGCGAAGCTACCTTGCCTCCTTATGTGAAAGAAAGTCAACAATCTGTAATTGATTTTATCAGCAAAATATCGTTTGAAGATTTTACTGATGAAAATGGACTTAATAAGCATGTAAATTTTGTTACACCAAACGAAGGTAACTATGCAGCCAAAGCAGCATTGGACATTGCATTGCACGACCTTTATGGAAAAGTAAATTCCTTTTCATGTTTAAGTTATTTAGAAAAATATAAACGACCAACTCCGGCTGAATCTATTTACACAATTGGGTTTTGCTCACATGAGGAATTGAAACTAAAACTGGATGAAGCATCTGCATTTACATTAATAAAATTAAAGCTAATTGGAACTGATGACGAGTCTTTTGTTGCTTTATTTAAAAGACTTAGCAACAAAAAATTTTGTGTAGATGCTAATCAGGCATGGAAAGATGTTGAAGTGGCAAAATTTAAAGTTGATTTCCTACAGCAACAAGGGTGTGTGTTTATTGAACAGCCCATGCCTGAAGGCATGGAAATACAAATGCCTGCTTTGCAAGCCATCGCACAAATTCCGCTAATAGCTGATGAAAGTTTTCAAGGTGACAATGCCAGTATGGAATTGTTGCACTACTTTGATGGTGTAAATATTAAACTCATGAAATGTGGCGGTCTCACACGTGCAAAGAATATTATTCAAGAAGTGCATGAATTGCAAAAAAAAATAATGATAGGATGTATGAGCGAAAGCAGTTGCGGTACTTCTGCAGCTGCACACTTAATGGGTGCAGCCGACTGGCTCGACCTTGATGGTCCGTTATTGATTAAAAACGATCCCTTCGAAAACATCCGGTTTGCGAATGGGCAAATAAGCATTAATAAAGGATTGGGATTAGGAATTGCTGAGCGTGCAAGTGCCAATTTGCAATGGCAACAAATAGCCTAA
- a CDS encoding 4-hydroxy-tetrahydrodipicolinate synthase → MYEPLNGTGVALITPFSKDLTVDYDALTRMVNHLIKGKVEYIVILGTTGENVTLSNDEKHEIINHIIAVNKSRIKLVLGVGGNNSGLVAHQLSQIAYKNLSAILSVAPYYNKPNQTGLYQHYKLISESSPLPVILYNVPGRTGVSISAETQLALAYDFKNIVATKEASGNMDLIMKIIKDKPKKFGVISGDDNLTLPMMSAGAQGVISVSANAFPQLMSNLVQSALSGDYNHARALHYKLFDITNLMFEEGSPAGVKFILKQKKLIDDNVRLPLVKSSATLQKKINISLKELK, encoded by the coding sequence ATGTACGAACCGCTTAATGGCACAGGAGTAGCACTTATTACTCCATTTAGCAAAGATCTTACGGTTGATTACGATGCTTTAACGCGAATGGTAAATCACCTGATAAAAGGAAAGGTTGAATACATTGTAATACTTGGTACTACTGGTGAAAACGTTACCCTAAGCAACGATGAGAAGCACGAAATAATTAATCACATTATTGCCGTTAATAAATCCCGAATAAAACTTGTATTAGGTGTTGGTGGCAATAACTCTGGCTTAGTAGCGCATCAGTTGAGTCAAATAGCATATAAAAATTTAAGTGCAATACTTAGTGTAGCGCCATATTACAATAAACCCAATCAAACAGGTTTGTATCAACATTATAAATTGATAAGCGAGTCTTCTCCCCTACCTGTTATATTATACAATGTTCCTGGCCGCACTGGTGTTAGCATAAGTGCCGAAACACAACTGGCCCTTGCATATGACTTTAAAAACATTGTAGCCACCAAAGAAGCAAGTGGCAACATGGATTTAATAATGAAAATAATTAAAGACAAGCCCAAGAAATTTGGCGTTATCAGTGGCGATGATAACCTAACACTACCAATGATGAGTGCCGGTGCTCAAGGCGTAATAAGTGTAAGCGCCAATGCCTTTCCGCAACTAATGAGCAACCTGGTGCAATCTGCGCTCTCGGGCGATTATAATCATGCCCGCGCTTTACATTACAAGTTGTTTGATATTACCAATTTGATGTTCGAAGAAGGTTCGCCTGCAGGAGTAAAATTTATACTGAAGCAAAAAAAGCTTATTGATGATAATGTAAGGTTGCCTCTTGTTAAATCTTCTGCAACGCTGCAAAAAAAAATAAATATTTCATTGAAGGAACTCAAATAG